One bacterium DNA window includes the following coding sequences:
- a CDS encoding ATP-binding protein produces MKSEIINPTPFEKGAWINPFKWISIFRITAVTVIVGIGIFFLHKQHISIAPLCTLIGITYLLTTGYWICFKKEKFIRFVLWSNVVLDVLIITGVVHYTGGIESELTFLYFFPIVAASIFFFLKGGMWIATFCIPIYGGILMLEFYKIINPIFPLFTKPDPNALYLKLYLQATFFYLVAATSGYIAERFKRRGEVLEQIRLDTNTILQGMNSGLIVVDTHYNVLYKNEIAEKILDCQVKDGLHEIVEKMPEFGQWITRLLNEKLQERFQKITIGAKIIGINISWLQDKRGVILVLQDLTEVEITERLAAIGKFSSDLAHEIRNPIAAIQGSCELIKEGINDEEKTRLFDVVLKEAQHLNNIVTNFLSFAKPTPLNPKSVEVGELINDAVKLAKGCKGHSERSEESNGVTVKITQKLPLWLKLDKEQMKIAFLNLIINALQAMDGEGKLQIEVTHPGNKYSLLKEERIATKSEAVITFKDTGPGIQDSNLPHIFTPFYTTKKGGTGLGLSIVSKIIEAHRGKIEVRSEVGEGTVFAIHLPYII; encoded by the coding sequence TTAAATGGATATCTATATTCAGGATTACAGCTGTTACAGTTATAGTTGGAATTGGAATATTTTTCTTACATAAACAACATATATCTATTGCTCCATTATGTACACTTATTGGAATTACATACTTGTTGACTACTGGGTATTGGATTTGTTTTAAAAAAGAGAAGTTTATACGATTTGTTTTGTGGAGTAATGTAGTATTGGATGTTCTTATAATCACTGGAGTTGTCCATTATACTGGTGGGATTGAGAGCGAGCTTACTTTTCTGTATTTCTTTCCAATAGTAGCAGCTAGTATATTCTTCTTTTTGAAAGGAGGAATGTGGATTGCTACATTTTGTATACCAATTTATGGAGGTATTTTGATGCTTGAATTCTATAAAATTATCAACCCCATATTTCCATTATTTACAAAGCCGGACCCCAATGCTCTATATCTTAAACTATATTTGCAGGCTACATTCTTTTATTTAGTTGCTGCTACTTCGGGATACATCGCTGAAAGATTTAAACGAAGAGGTGAAGTACTTGAGCAAATCAGACTCGATACTAATACCATACTTCAAGGTATGAACTCAGGCCTTATTGTAGTTGACACTCATTACAATGTACTTTATAAAAATGAAATTGCAGAAAAAATATTAGACTGCCAAGTAAAAGATGGACTGCACGAAATTGTAGAAAAGATGCCGGAATTTGGACAGTGGATTACTCGACTATTAAATGAGAAGTTACAAGAAAGGTTTCAAAAGATTACAATAGGAGCAAAGATTATTGGGATTAATATATCATGGCTACAAGATAAAAGGGGAGTAATACTCGTATTACAAGACCTTACTGAGGTTGAAATAACAGAGAGATTGGCGGCTATTGGAAAATTTTCAAGTGACTTGGCACACGAAATACGTAACCCAATAGCTGCTATACAGGGCTCATGTGAGCTTATTAAGGAAGGTATAAATGATGAGGAAAAAACAAGGCTATTTGATGTGGTATTAAAGGAGGCACAACACCTTAATAATATAGTAACAAATTTCCTGTCATTTGCAAAACCTACGCCACTTAATCCTAAATCAGTAGAAGTTGGTGAATTGATTAACGATGCAGTTAAACTTGCAAAAGGTTGTAAAGGTCATTCTGAGCGAAGCGAAGAATCTAATGGAGTAACTGTGAAGATTACACAAAAATTGCCTTTGTGGCTTAAGTTAGATAAAGAACAGATGAAAATTGCATTTCTGAATCTTATAATAAATGCATTACAGGCAATGGATGGAGAGGGAAAGCTACAAATTGAAGTGACTCACCCAGGAAATAAGTATTCGCTTTTAAAAGAGGAAAGGATTGCTACAAAAAGTGAGGCTGTCATCACCTTTAAAGATACAGGACCAGGAATACAGGACTCTAACTTACCCCACATATTTACACCATTTTATACTACAAAAAAGGGGGGAACAGGACTTGGACTATCAATAGTATCAAAAATTATTGAAGCACACAGAGGTAAAATAGAAGTTAGAAGTGAGGTGGGAGAAGGGACTGTGTTTGCAATCCACCTGCCATACATAATTTAG
- a CDS encoding M42 family metallopeptidase — MERESLDFLREFMDSISPSGFEDEAREIWKTRTSKFVDDVFTDVHGNAIGVINKEGKPKVMLAGHMDEIGYMVKYVNKDGFIYFSPIGGIDLHLVPGERVWIKTKKGKILGIIGRKPIHHLEEEERKKVAKLEDLFIDIGMKDKKETEKIVKIGDPAVPAVGFEVLNKDKVVDRGFDDKGGAFVVSEVLRIISKKKLKANVFGVATVQEEIGLRGATTSAFRIAPDVGIAIDVTFATDYPAIETGSSKYGDIRIGKGPVISRGPNINPKVFDLLIKVAEKDKIPYQLEAAPGRTGTDANVIQLTRSGVATGLVSIPNRYMHTPVELVSLDDIENVAKLIAGFILQLDGKIDFTP; from the coding sequence ATGGAGAGAGAGAGTTTGGATTTTTTAAGAGAGTTTATGGACTCAATAAGCCCATCTGGATTTGAAGATGAGGCTAGAGAGATATGGAAGACAAGGACGAGTAAGTTTGTTGATGATGTATTTACTGATGTTCATGGAAATGCTATAGGAGTGATAAATAAGGAAGGTAAGCCAAAAGTTATGCTCGCCGGTCATATGGATGAGATTGGATATATGGTAAAGTATGTTAATAAAGATGGGTTTATATACTTCTCACCAATTGGAGGAATTGACTTACATTTGGTACCAGGGGAGAGAGTTTGGATTAAAACTAAAAAGGGTAAGATTCTTGGTATAATAGGGAGAAAGCCAATTCATCATTTAGAAGAGGAAGAAAGAAAAAAGGTGGCTAAACTTGAGGACCTTTTTATAGATATAGGAATGAAAGATAAAAAGGAAACTGAGAAAATTGTTAAAATTGGTGATCCAGCAGTGCCAGCAGTTGGATTTGAGGTCTTAAATAAAGATAAAGTTGTTGATAGAGGATTTGATGATAAGGGGGGTGCATTTGTGGTGTCTGAAGTCCTTAGAATTATTTCAAAGAAAAAGCTTAAAGCAAACGTGTTTGGAGTAGCTACAGTACAAGAAGAGATTGGACTGAGGGGTGCTACAACATCAGCATTCCGGATAGCACCTGATGTCGGTATTGCTATAGATGTGACATTTGCGACAGATTATCCAGCAATAGAGACAGGGAGCTCAAAATATGGTGATATAAGAATTGGAAAAGGACCTGTTATATCAAGGGGTCCAAATATAAATCCGAAAGTGTTTGACTTACTTATTAAGGTAGCAGAGAAAGATAAAATACCATACCAGCTTGAAGCAGCACCCGGTAGGACAGGGACTGATGCAAATGTGATACAACTTACACGGAGTGGTGTAGCTACTGGACTTGTTTCAATACCAAATAGATATATGCATACACCAGTTGAACTTGTATCATTAGATGACATTGAAAATGTAGCTAAACTCATAGCTGGCTTCATATTACAGTTGGACGGGAAAATTGACTTTACACCTTAA
- a CDS encoding sigma 54-interacting transcriptional regulator gives MPRVLVVDDEKGVCDFLSILFNKEGHEVKTTQDPNEALKIVDEWRPEIALIDLRMPEIDGLSLLSRIKERDPTAILILITAYASMESAIEAMRRGAFDYITKPFKIEEIKLVIKRVIETQKLREENIRLRKELEHARVKEELVGTSRVFQNIINMVNKVAGTDSTILIQGESGTGKELIAREIHRLSLRREGPFVAVNCGALPETLLESELFGYVKGSFTGAFKDKDGLFKAANKGTLFLDEISAASPKIQVGLLRVLEQKEVTPVGSTSTIPVDVRLITATNQDLDQKVKNGEFRDDLYYRVNVISIRMPPLRERREDIPLLIQYFFKKYCSKYGIQRKRFSAEAMQLLLKYDWPGNVRELENVIEREIVLEESPVISVDSLPDKIREIGQAVQFIPKSMQRIHEREKQIFEYLKTHETITSKICSLEFKISQRTARNHLRGLVNKKLICRKGSGKKNTYYVVNTVNKGG, from the coding sequence ATGCCACGAGTTCTTGTTGTGGATGACGAAAAGGGAGTTTGCGATTTCCTATCCATACTGTTTAATAAAGAAGGACACGAAGTGAAAACAACACAGGACCCAAACGAGGCATTAAAAATTGTGGATGAGTGGAGACCCGAAATTGCATTGATTGACCTGAGAATGCCTGAAATAGATGGACTTTCATTACTATCTCGGATAAAAGAACGTGACCCTACAGCTATTCTGATCCTGATTACAGCATATGCATCTATGGAGTCAGCTATTGAAGCTATGAGAAGAGGGGCTTTTGATTATATCACTAAGCCATTTAAAATTGAAGAAATAAAACTCGTCATTAAACGGGTAATTGAGACACAAAAACTGAGAGAAGAAAACATAAGACTACGAAAAGAGCTTGAACATGCAAGAGTTAAAGAGGAGTTGGTAGGGACGAGTAGGGTATTTCAAAATATTATTAATATGGTAAATAAGGTGGCGGGAACTGACTCAACTATACTTATCCAAGGAGAGTCGGGCACAGGAAAAGAACTTATAGCACGTGAAATTCATAGACTGTCATTGAGGAGGGAAGGACCTTTTGTTGCAGTAAATTGTGGAGCACTACCAGAAACACTGTTGGAGAGCGAATTGTTTGGCTATGTGAAGGGCTCGTTTACTGGCGCATTTAAGGATAAAGATGGGTTGTTCAAAGCAGCTAACAAAGGGACACTATTTTTGGACGAGATTTCAGCTGCATCACCCAAAATTCAAGTTGGACTCCTTAGAGTGCTGGAGCAAAAAGAAGTTACACCTGTTGGCTCTACATCTACTATACCAGTGGATGTGAGACTAATTACAGCTACAAATCAAGACCTTGACCAAAAAGTGAAAAATGGAGAATTTAGAGATGACCTTTATTACAGGGTAAATGTTATATCAATACGAATGCCACCACTCAGAGAGAGAAGAGAAGATATACCACTACTTATTCAATATTTCTTTAAAAAATATTGTTCAAAATATGGAATCCAAAGAAAAAGATTTTCAGCCGAAGCTATGCAGCTGCTTCTTAAATATGACTGGCCTGGAAATGTGAGAGAACTCGAAAATGTGATAGAAAGAGAGATAGTTTTGGAAGAAAGTCCTGTAATTAGTGTAGATAGCCTGCCGGATAAGATAAGGGAAATTGGACAAGCAGTCCAGTTTATACCAAAATCTATGCAAAGAATACATGAGCGAGAGAAACAAATATTTGAATACCTTAAGACACACGAAACTATAACAAGCAAAATTTGTAGCCTTGAGTTTAAAATATCACAAAGAACGGCGAGGAATCACTTGCGAGGACTTGTTAATAAAAAACTGATCTGCCGTAAAGGAAGTGGAAAGAAAAATACTTACTATGTGGTAAACACTGTTAATAAAGGGGGGTAA